In Actinoplanes octamycinicus, the genomic window CCACCGCGGCGGTGAACGCGGCGGTCCAGCCGGAGCCGGTGCCGACCCACCAGCCGAGCGTCGCCGCGGCCAGGGCGATGACGATCGGCACGAAGATCCCGGAGATCCGGTCGGCGAGCCGCTGCACCGGCGCCTTGCCGGTCTGCGCCTGCTCGACCAGTGTCGCCATCTGGGCCAGCTGGGTGTCGGCGCCGATCCGGGTGGCCCGCACGATCAGCCGGCCGCCGGCGTTGACGGTCGCGCCGACCACGGTGTCGCCGGGTTTGACCTCGACCGGCACCGACTCGCCGGTGAGCATGCTGGCGTCGACCGCCGACACGCCGTCCTCGACGACGCCGTCGGTGGCGATCTTCTCGCCCGGCCGGGCCAGGAACCGGTCCCCCACCGCCAGCTCGGCGATCGGGATCCGGCGCTCGGCGCCGTCGCGCAGCACGGTGACGTCCTTGGCGCCGAGTTCGAGAAGGGCACGCAGGGCGGCGCCGGCCCGGCGCTTGGAGCGGGCCTCGAAGTAGCGCCCGGCCAGGATGAACGTGGTCACCCCGGCGGCCGCCTCCAGGTAGATGGCGCCGGTGCCGTCGCCGCGGCCGATCGCGAACTCGAACGGATGCGTCATCCCGGGCGTGCCGGCCGTACCGAAGAACAACGCCCAGACCGACCAGCCGAAGGCGGCCAGGGTGCCGAGCGAGACGAGCGTGTCCATGGTGGCGGCGCCGTGCCGCAGGTTGGTCCAGGCCGCCCGGTGGAAGGGCAGCCCGCCGTAGACGACGACCGGCGCGGCCAGGGTCAGCGACAGCCATTGCCAGTAGTCGAATTGCCAGGCCGGCACCATCGCCAGCAGCACCACCGGGACGCTCAGGACCACCGAGACCCAAAGTCGGGTACGGGCATCGCGCAGCTCGTCGACGGGCTGCGCCGCCTCGGCCGGGTCGGTGCCGCCGGTCGCGGGCGGCGGCGGCAGCGCGGCGGTGTAGCCGGTCTTCTCCACCGTGGCGATCAGGTCGTCGGTGCTGACCGAGTCCGCGTAGCTGATCGACGCCTTCTCGGTGGCGTAGTTGACGGTGGCGGTGACGCCGTCGAGGCGGTTCAGCTTCTTCTCGATGCGGGCGGCGCAGGAGGCGCAGGTCATCCCACCGATCGACAGTTCGATCTGGTTCGGGGCCACCTTGAGGGTCATCGGTGTCCTCCTATTCGTGGGTGTGACCGTCGGAGCCGTGCCCGGACGGGGTCGGGGTGGCGGTCGCGGCCGCCGGTGGCGTGCTGATCGGCGCGCCGGCCACCGCGGTGAACTCGGCCGTGCGCACCTTCCCATCATGCTGGAAGTCCAGGTAGAGCCGGTAGGCACCGGTTGACGGGACCTCGGCGTGGAAGACCACCTCGGGCCCGGCCTGGGTGCGGCCGTCGCCCGGCTCGCCGTCCGGGTGGACGTGCAGGTAGGCCAGGTCGCCGTCGCGCAGCGCGACCAGGTGCCCGTAGGCGCCGAGGTAGGGCTGCAGGTCGGTGACCGGGCGGCCGTCCTTGCTGACCGACAGGGTCAGCCGGGACGAGGCCCCGGGGGTGAGCTCGCCGCCCAGCGTCACGGTGTAACCGTCGACGGTGGCGGTGCGGGCGGCCGCGGGCAGCGGGACCGGCCGGTAATCGCCCGGGGCCGGCACATCGGCGCCGAGGGTGAGCCCGTCGTGCCCGACGGGCTGGAAGTCGGCGAACACCCGGTACTGCCCCGGGGCCGGCACCGCGAGGGGGATGGACCAGGTGCCGTCGGCGGCCAGCCGCGGGTGCACGTGCTGGAAGCCGGCCAGGTCGCGGCGGACCACGATCAGGTGCAGGTCCTTGTCGTGGCTGGTGGTGTAGCCGGTGACCGGCTTGCTGTCCGGCCCGGTGATCTGGAACCGGAACTCGCGCGGCGCGCCGGTGGCGAGGGTGGCGGTGAGCGGGGTGAGCCGGTAACCGTCCTGGCTGATCTGCAGCCCGGCCGGCAGGGCGGTGGCCGGCCCGGCCGCGGTGGCAGCGGCGGCGTGGCCGCCGTGGGTCGGGGCCGGGGCGGCGGCCGGGGTGTGGCCGACCGTGCGGCCGAGGCCGAGGGCGGCCGTGAAGACGGCCGCCAGCCCGATCCCGAAGCCGCCCAGCTTCGCAACGGTGTTCATCTCCTACCTCGCCAGCTCGTAGCCGGCCTCGTCGACGGCCGCGGCGACCGCGGCCTGGTCGAGGGGCTGGTCGCTGGTGACGGTGACCGCGCCGGAGGGCAGGTCGACCTGGACGGCGCTCACGCCGGGCAGCTGCCCGATCTCGGTGCTGACCGAGGTCACGCAGTGCGAGCAGGTCATGCCGGTCACGGTGTAGGTCTGGGTCGCCATCTCGTCTCTCCTGTCTCGGGCTTCTGCCATCAGCCTATACCCATACCCCCCATGGGTATCAAGCGGACGCGCGATGGCGCGGCTCACAGATCGCTTCAGCCGGCCGTCAGGACTGGCGGCTGCGGCCGTAGTGACGCGCTGCCTTGGCCCGGTTGCCGCAACCGGTCATCGAGCACCAGCGGCGCGCCCCGTTCTTCGTGGTGTCGTAGAAGTGCAGGATGCACTGGTCGTTGGCGCAGGCGCGGATCCGGTGCGGGTTCTCGCGCAGCAGCTCGAGGTAGTTGTCGACGGCCAGCCACGCCGGTCGCCAGGCCGGGTCATCCGTCTCCAGGTCGTCGACCGGCACGCCGCCGGCCAGCCGCCGGCGGATCCGCCCGCGGGCCAGCACCTCGTTGGCGGCCGAGGCGTCACCGTCCCCGGCGACCAGGTCGAGCAGCGCGTCCCGGGCGGTGCGCACCGCGGCCAGGGCGGCCTCGTCGGCGGCGCAGCGGTCGGCCAGCCCGGCGCCGGTCAGCCAGATGGTGAGCCCGGCCACATCGGTGAGCAGGTCCTGGCGGCCACCCGCGTCGATCCACCGCGTGTTGACCAGGTCGAGGGCGAGCGGCTCGCCGATCAACGGCCGGGGATCACCCTGCATCTCTAACTCCCTAAACACGGTTAGCCGGTTGCACGCCGCCGACTAACCACCTAACCTCGTTTTGAAGGTTAGCGCGGCGTTCGGAGGCGTTCATGAGTACTGCTGCGACCTATCATCGCGGCGAGCACGCCGTACAGAAGCGGGTGGGTCTCGACGGGCCGGCGGGCAACGCGGTGCGCGGCATCCGGGACGCGGTGCCGGCGGTCGCGGCGGAGTTCCTGGCCGAGCAGCCGGCGGTCTTCCTGGGCGCGGCCGACCGGGCCGGGCGGATCTGGTCCACGATGCTCACCGGCGAGCCGGGCTTCCTGTCCGCGCCGCGGGCCGACCTGGTCGTCGTCCGGAACCGGCCCGAGGCGCCGGATCCGCTGGCCGAGGCGCTGGCCGGACCGGCCCGGCTCGGCATGATCGCGATCGAGCCGGCGACCCGGCGCCGGATGCGGATCAACGGGCGCAGCCGGCCGTACCGTCAAGGGTTGGCGATCGAGATCGAGCAGGTCATCGCGAACTGCCCGAAGTACATCCAGAAGCGCAGCCCGGAAGCGGTCGCCGCCGGTCCGGCCCGGCTGGTGGCCCGCGGCGCCGCGCTGACCGACCGGCAGCGGGCGGTGGTGGAAGCGGCGGACACCTTCTTCGTCAGCACCGCCGCCGACGACGGCGCCGCCGACACCTCGCACCGCGGCGGCCGGCCCGGTTTCGTCCGGGTGACGTCGCCGACCCGGCTCAGCTGGCCGGACTATCTCGGCAACGCGATGTTCCTGACCCTGGGCAACCTGGAGCTCAACCCGGCCGCCGGCCTGCTCTTCCCGGACTGGTCGACCGGCGGCCTGCTGCACCTGTCCGGCACCGCGGCGGTCGACTACTCGCCGGACCGGGCCGCCCGGGTGCCCGGCGCGCAACGCCTCGTCGACTTCACCGTCACCGACGTCGTCGAGGTCACCGGCGGCAGTCCACTGCGGTGGAGCGCACCGGAACCGTCCCGATTCAACCCACCCACCAGCACGGAGGTTCATCCGCGATGATGCAGACCGGCCACCTCGGCCTCAACGTCACCGATCTCTCCAGGTCCGTCGACTTCTACCGCCGTGTGTTCGGCTTCGAGGTGATCCGCGGCGAGGAGTCGTTCGCCTTCCTCGGCCGCGACGGCAAGCTGGTCGTGACCCTGTGGGAGCAGAGCAAGGGCGAGTTCGGCACCGCGACGCCGGGGCTGCACCACCTGTCCTTCCAGGTCGACTCGATCGACGAGGTGCGGGCGGCGGAGGGCGTGCTGCGCGAGCTGTCGGCGCGGTTCGCCTACGACGGCGTGGTGCCGCACGCCGAGGGTGCCACGTCCGGCGGGATCTTCTTCACCGACCCGGACGGTATCCGGCTGGAGATCTACGCGCCGACCGGCGCGGAGGGTGCGCCGGCGCCCAGCGGCGCGGCACCTACCTGTGGTTTCTTCTGAGCGCAAGTGAGGACAGCATCCCTCTTTATTCGGGATGTACCGTCACTGCGCCGCCCCGGTCGCGACCGACATCCTTGTGCCCATGTTGAATCGGGGAGATCGCACCATCAGCCGGCGCGTGGTTCTGGGCGGGGCCGGTGGCGCCGCCGCTGGAGTCCTGCTGGGACCGGCCGGGATCGGGCACGCCGTGCCGCGCTCGGTCGATCAGGATCTGATCGGGCTGCGCCGCGACATCCACCGCCACCCGGAGCTCGCCGGTCAGGAGGTCCGCACGTCCGCCCTGGTCGCGCAGCAGTTGCGCGCGGCCGGGCTGGACGTCACCACCGGCGTCGGCGGGCACGGCGTGGTCGGTGTGCTCACCGGCGCGCGCCGGGGACGGACCGTCGCCTACCGCGCCGACATGGACGCCGTGTCGCCGCAGGAGCAGATCGAGGGCGGCACCACCACCGCCCACCTGTGCGGGCACGACCTGCACACCACCATCGGGGTGGGCATCGCGCGGACCCTGGCCCGGCAGCGCCGCCGGCTCGCCGGCCGGATCGTCTTCGTCTTCCAGCCCGGAGAGGAGTCGCTCGCCGGGGCCCGCGCGATGCTCGGCGACGGCGTGTTCGACGAGGTCCGCCCGGCGGAGATCCATGCTCTGCACTGCGGGCCGTTCCCGGTGGGGACGTTCGCCACCACGGCCGGGTTCGGCCTGCCCGGGCAGGACCGGGGCACCGTCACGCTGACCGGGCCGGACGCCGCGGCGAAGGCGGCCGCGCTGGCCGGGGACATCGCCGCGCTCGGCACGGTCGCCCGCCCGGTCACCTCCGCCGACCTGGAACACCTGGTCGGCGAGCTGGAGCGGCCGGGCACGCCGCTGTCCCGGTTCGTCTTCATGCAGGCCCAGCCGGCCGGGACCGGGGTGCGGTTCGCCTACCGGTGCTGGCCGCAGGACCGGCACGCCGAGGTGCGGGACGCGATCCGGCGGCTGGCTGCCTGGTACGGCGCGGACGCGGTCACCTTCCCGGCCGAGCCGTTCCCGGCGATGGTCTGCCCGCCGCGCGAGGGGCAGGCGCTCCACCGGTATCTGCGGCACACGGTCGGGGACAGCAGGACCCTGCCGACGTACGCCGCCGTCCCGTTCAGCGGCGAGGACTTCGCCCTCTTCCTGAACCGGATGCCCGGCACCTACACCTATCTCGGGGTCCGCCGCCCGCGCTCGGACATCAAGACCGGCTACCCGCACTTCGGCGCCTTCGACCCGGACGAGCGCGCCATCGGGATCGGCGTCCGCGCCATGGCCGGCTGGCTCACCCACCGCGGTCAGGGATAGCGCCGCCGGAAAGTGGTAGAAAGTCATGTGATCGATCCGCTGCGGCTGCTGCTTCGCGAGTCGCACCATGCCCGGCCCGAGGACCTCCCGGGGATGGCGATGCGCGCCGCCGGCCTGCTGGGCGTCTCCGCCATCGTCATCTACCTGGTCGACCACCAGCAGCACCACCTGACCCCGCTGCTGGGCGACTCGGCGCCACCGCGGGAGACGATCGCGGTGGACGGCACCCTGCCCGGCCGGGCATTCACCCAGGTCAGCCCGTACCGCGGGGGCGACGAGGGGGATGCCCGGCTGTGGCTGCCGCTGCTGGACGGCGCCGAGCGGCTGGGCGTCCTCGAGGTCGTGTCGGACGGCCCGCTGGACGACGCCATGATCGACCGGTGCGTCTCGGTGGCCTCGCTGCTCGGCGAGCTGGTGGTCACCCGGAACCTCTACAGCGACACGATCGAACGGAGCCGCCGGCGGGCACCGATGCAGCTGGCCGCGGAGATGCTGCGCGCGCAGCTGCCGCCGCTGACCTTCTCCACCGGGCACCTGATGATCAGCGGCGTGCTGGAGCCGTGCTACGACGTCGGCGGCGACGCCTTCGACTACGCGGTGAACGGCGACACCGCGCACCTGGCCCTGTTCGACGCGGTCGGGCACGGCTCGGCGGCCGGCATGCGCGCGGTCATCCTGGCCTCGCTGGCCCTGGCCGGTTACCGCAACGCCCGCCGCTCCGGGCTCGACCTGGTCGCCACCTACCACCACATCGACGCCTCGGTCCGCGCCTACGACCGGCCCGGGATGATCACCGCGGTGCTGGCCGAGCTCGATCAGCGCACCGGCGTGCTGCGGATCATCTCGGCCGGTCACCCCGGCGGCATCGTGCTGCGCGACGGCAAGGTCGTCAAGATCCTGCCGTCCCCCACGGCGCTGCCGATGACGCTGGGCAACCGGCGGCCGCCGATCGTGGTGGAGGAGGAGCTGGAGCCCGGGGACCGGCTGCTGCTCTACACCGACGGGATCATCGAGGCGCGCTCCGCCGACGGTGAGGCGTTCGGCCTCGACCGCCTGGTCGATTTCGCCGTCAAGGCCGCCGCCGACCAGCTCGCCCCGCCGGAGACCACCCGGCGGCTGGTGCACGCCATCCTCGCCCACCAGAACGACAGCCTGCAGGACGACGCCACCGTGCTGCTGGTGGAGTACCGCAACCCCGCTCCGGCCCGGTCGGACGCCGAGCAGCACACTCCCCCGGCCACCGATCTGCTCGCCGGCCCGGAGAGTTCGTAGCGCCGGCCTGTTTCGCTTCACCATCGAGACGCCGGGAACCAGACGGCCGTCCCGGGCGACTACCGCTGCGACGCCTCGGGACGCCGGTGCGTCGACTGCAACTCCCGGATGCCGGCGCGACCTTCGCGCGCCGCCGACACCTCGACGAGGACAGCCGATGGCCATCACCCCCGACATCACCGAGCCGGTTGCCGCCCCGCCCACGCCGGCTCGCGCGCCGCGACAGCAGTCCGCGTTCGGCGGCCTGCTGCTGCGGCTGCACTTCTACGCAGGACTCCTGGTCGCGCCGTTCCTGCTGGTCGCCGCCGCGACCGGGATCCTGTTCGCGGTCACCCCGCAGCTCGAGAAGGCCGTCTACAGCACCGAGCTCACGGTCGACAACCCCGGATCCGCGGCGTTGCCGCTGGCTGATCAGGTTGCCGCGGCCCGGGCCGCGCACCCTTCCGGAGACCTTCTCACGGTACGACCGGGGGCCGGCGACGCGACCACCCAGGTCGATTTCAGCGACCCCGCGTTGGACGCCGACCACCAGCACACGGTCTACGTCGACCCGTACACCGGCGAGGTCACCGGGCAGCTGACCACCTGGTGGACCGCCACCCCGCTCAACGAGTGGCTGGACAACCTGCACGCGAACCTGCACCTCGGCGAGACCGGCGCGCTCTACTCCGAGCTGGCGGCCAGCTGGCTCGGGGTGATCGCGCTCGGCGGGGTGTTCCTCTGGTGGCGGCGGCTGGCGGGCAACCGCCAGGCCCGCCGCCTGCTCGCCCCGGACCTGTCCGCGAAGAAGGGCGTGCGTCGCACCCGCGGCTGGCACGCCGCCACCGGCATGTGGCTCACCGTCGGCCTGCTCTTCCTGTCGGTGACCGGCCTGACCTGGTCCAACCACGCCGGTGCGAACTTCGACGACGTCATCGACTCGCTCGGCGCCAGCCGCCCGGCCGTCTCCACCGACCTGACCGGCGCCGCCTCGGCGGCCGGCGGCGGGCACCACGGCGGCATGACCACCGGCGGCGCCACGGAGGCCGCACCGGTGGACCCGGCCGCGATCACCACCGTCTACCAGAGCGCCCGCGACGCCGGCCTGACCGGCGCGGTCTCGATCGCCGTCCCGGCCGACGCGAACACCGCGTGGAGCGTCACCGGTAACGACAGCCTCTGGCCGGTCGGCCGGGACAGCGTCGCCATGGACTCGACCGGCCACATCGTCGAACGCGTCGACTTCGCCGACTGGCCGCTGCTCGCCAAGCTGACCCAGTGGGGCATCTACGCGCACATGGGCCAGCTGTTCGGCCTGGCCAACCAGATCGTGCTGGCCGCCCTCGCGTCCGGGCTGATCTGCGTGATCATCTGGGGCTACCGGATGTGGTGGCAGCGCCGCCCCACCCGCGCCGACCGTCGCGCTCCGGTCGGCGCCGCGCCGGCCCGTGGCAACTGGACCGGCCTGCCCGCCTGGTCCGTCGCCGTCGGCCTGCCCGCGATCTTCGCGGTCGGCTGGTTCCTGCCGCTGTTCGGCATCCCGCTGCTGGCGTTCCTGGCCGTCGACTTCCTGATCGCCACCTTCGGCAGCCGCAAGCGCCCCGCGATCCCGGTGTCACCGGCGCCGCTCGACCGCTGAGCGACCTGGTTCCCGGCCCCGGCCCCCATCTCGGCCTCGGCCGCACGGTCGGAGCCGGGAGGATCCGATGACGCGCACCGGCGCTATCCTGCGCCGGTGCGCCCCGCGATGATCGCCGAAGTCGCTCTGCCACCGACGAGCGGGATCATCCACGTCGCGGGGATCGGATGGCTGGCCACCCACCGGGCCGCACGGTCGGTGTCCGTCCTGGACGCCGGCCTGCGCGTCGTCACGCAGGTACCCATCCCGGTCGCGGCGCACCAGTTCGAAGCGAGTGTCAGCGAGCACCACCTGGCCGCCGTGACCCTCGACGAACTCGTCGTCTGCGACCGGCTCGGCCGGCCGCTGTGGCGGCGCGAGCACTCGATTCCCCGTGCGGGCCTGCCCTGCCGGCCGAACTGTCATCTCGACTCCCAGGGAAATCTGTGGGTCTATCTGCCGGCCGGCGACGAGTTGGTCACCTACGCCGCCGCGACGGGTGCCGAACTGGACCGCATCCGGCTGGCCTCCGAGGTGGGCGTGGCCTACTTCTTCCCGCATCCCGACGGCCGGCGGCTCGGACTGCACGTCGCGATGGGGCAGGACACTCCGCTGAGCCATCTGGCCTGGATGTCGGACGGCCGGATCCACGGGCGGGACGTGCCGGGTGCCTTCCTCAACGGCTTCACCTCCAGCGGCGACCGCTACCTGGCAACCCCGCACGCGGACGTGCCGGAGCTCGCGATCCGTGACCTGTCCACCGGCGCGGTGGTCGTCGCCTGTGATCCCGCCGAGATCGCCGGCTACCACAACGCCGGCGACTACCGCCTCGCGGACGATCCCGCGCTGGTCAACGACGACCTGGTCCTGGTGGCCGTCAACACCGACGGGTTCGCCACCGCCTTCCAGGATCACCTGCTGCTCTCCACCCGCAGTCTGCGCTGGCAGGCCGATGTCGACTACGGCGGCACCATGACACCCGAGACCTTCGCCGCGACCGACGGCCAGGGCCGCTGGGTCACCCGGGCTCCGGGCGGCGTCGCGCGGCTGTGGCAGCTTCCGGAACGCATCACCGATGACATCCCCGGACAACTCCAGCTCTGGTGACCCGCCTTCAGGCGAGCAGCACGGACCTGGTGAGCAGCCGGGGGCGGTCCGGGTCGAGGCCACGGTGCTCGGCCAGGGCGACGGCGAACCGCTGCGCCAGGACCAACTGGGCCAGCGGATCCAGGTCGTCCCGGTGGACGATCGCGCCCGCCGCCCGGGCCGTCTCGTCCAGGGACGGCGGCACGTCGCCGAGCGACCACACGAGACTGCGCGCGCCGGCCACCGCCACCGGCCCGTGCCGGAAGTCCATCGCCGGGTAGGACTCGGCGTGGGCCTGCGCCGCCTCGCGAACCTTCAGCGCCGCCTCATGAGCCAGCCCCACGGTCCAGCCGGTGCCGAGAAACACCAGGTGGTCGACCGCCTCCGGGTCCGCGGGCAGGCTTGCGGCCAGGGCCGCCGCACCGTCCGCGATCACCCCGTCAAGACTTTTCCCGTACGCCCTCCGCACCATCGCGAGCACCGAGGTCGGGAACCGGGTCTGCACCACGCTCCGCTCGTCCGCGAAATCGAGCAGCAGCCGCGCGTCGGTCAGGTCGTCCACCGGCTCGCCCCGCACGGCGGTCACCGCGATCCGCCGGGTCCCCGCCGGAATGCGGCGCAGCGCGTCCAGGACCTCGGTCGACGTCCCGGAGCGGGTGATCGCGACGACCCGGTCGTAGCGGCGGCGCGGCACGTACTCGGAGGCGCAGACCGCGTCGGTCTCCCCCAGCCCGGCGCCCTCCCGCAGCTCGGCGATGCTCTGCGCGACGAACCACGAGGTGCCGCAGCCGAGCACGAGCATCCGCTCGCCGGGTGCGGCCAGCTCGCGGTTCGCGGCCTCGGCGAGCGTCCCGGTCTGCCGCCAGGTCACGGGTTGGCTGAATACCTCGGTGAGCGTGCTGTTCATGCCTGGCGATTATGCTCGTTTGTGCGCGCTTCACAAGACTCGCTCAGGAAATGAACATCTGTGACTGAGCGTTTCGGCCGACTCGGAGGCGGCATCGGCGCGCGGAAACGGACTATATTGACTGCGCGTTTGATCACCAGTTCCGGGAAGGTCCCATGTCTCTGCGTCGCGCCGACCGCGTCTCGGCCATTCTCGAACGGCTCACCGGCGCCGGCACGGTCGACGCCGGCCAGCTCGCCGAGGAGTTCGCCGTCTCCCCCGCCACCATCCGCCGCGACCTGCAGACCCTGGAGGACCAGCGGCTGCTGTCCCGGACCCACGGCGGGGCGGTCGCCGTCGACGCGGCCTACGAGCTGCCGGTCCGCTACCGGATCGGCCAGCAGCGCGAGGAGAAGGCGCTGATCGCCAAGGCCACCGCGGAGCTGCTGCCCAAGGGCCCGCTCACCCTCGGCCTGACCGGCGGCACCACCACGCACCTGCTGTCCCGGCTGCTCGCCGAGCGGGTCGACCTGACCGTGGTGACCAACGCGCTGAACATCGCCGCCGAGCTGGCCCTGCGCCCCCGGCTGAAACTGGTGATGACCGGCGGGGTGTCCCGGACCCAGTCCTACGAGCTGGTCGGCCCGATCGCCGACCAGGCGCTGCAGGGGCTGAACATGGAGGTCGCCGTGGTCGGCGTGGACGGGATCAGCGCCCGCGGCGGCCTGACCACCCACGACGAGATCGAGGCGAACACCAACGCCACCATGATCCGCCGAGCCGACCGGGTGATCGTGGTCGCCGACGGCTCCAAGGTCGGCAAGGTGTGCCTGGCCGGCATCTGCCCGATCACCGGCGTCGCCACCCTGGTCACCGACACCACCGCCGACCCGGCCGGCGTCGAAGCCATCCGCCGGGCCGGCACCGAGGTGATCGTCGCCGGCGCCTGACTCAGCGCACCGGGTACCGCGGGCGGCCGGACGGGCGGTAGACCTGGGTCGTCACACCCTTGCTGTCGGTGCGCGACTCGACCAGGTCGAGCTGGATGTCGGGGCCGGTCGCCGGGAAGAGGCGGGTGCCCTGGCCGAGCACGACCGGGACGGTCAGCAGGATCATCTCGTCGACCAGGTCGTGCTCCAGCAGCCGGCGGACGAGCGTGCCGCTGCCGTGCACCTGCAGCTCGCCGCCCGGTTTGGCCTTGAGGTCGGCGACCGCGCCGGCCAGGTCGCCGGTCAGCACCGTGGTGTCCGGCCACGCCGGGTCGGTCAGGGTGGTCGTCGCCAGGTACTTCGGCCGGGTGTTCAGCGCCCGCCAGACCCGCTCCCAGCCCGGGAAGCTCTCGACCGGCATCGATCCCCAGGATCCGGCGAACAGCTCGTAGGTGCGGCGGCCGAACAGGAAGGCGTCGGCGCGCCGGTAGGTCTCGTTGAGGAACCCGGTGGTGTCGGCGTCGCCCCGGCCCAGCGCCCAGCCGCCGCGCAGGAAACCGTTCGCGCGGTCCTCCTCCGACGCGCCGCCGTTGCCCTGCACCACGCCGTCGACGGTGATCTGGGTGATGGTGGTCAGCTTCATGATCCTGGTTCCCGCCTCGCTCGGCGCCGCCCCTCGCGGGCGGCTTCATCCCTGCTACGAACCGCGCCGCCCCGATCCGACACCGCCTCCCGGAATTTCTGCCAGATGCTCACCTGAGCAGCCCCGAACCGTCAAACGTGCAGAATCTGCGCTTGACAGTGCGCGTTCGATCAGTTGGAATCTGGGCGCCCTGCGCCGCTGACGCGAGGCCGTGCCGGCTCCGGCCGTCACGCGGCTCCCTGTCCTCGGCTGGCTCTCATGGGTGCCTCGAGGGGCTCGAGGCACCCATGAGAGCCAGCCGAACTGCCGCGAGGGGCGCTCCGGGCCCGGGACCCCGCGCGGTCCCGGCTTTCGACCATGACATCCATCAGGACTTTCGCACCCTCGGAGGGATCACGTGCTGACGCCGACCGGAGACCTTGTCGCCACCGCCCGGGAGCGTGGTGGCGCGGTCTGCGCCTTCAACGTGATCACCGTGGAGCACGCCGAGGCGATCGTGACCGGGGCCGAGGACGCCGGCTGCCCGGTGATCCTGCAGATCAGCGAGAACGCGGTGCGTTTCCACCACGGGCGGCTCGCCCCGATCGCCGCCGCCGCGCGGGCCGTGGCGATGTCCGCCGGCGTGCCGGTCGCCCTGCACCTCGATCACGTCGTCTCGGCGGAGCTGCTGGAGCAGGCCGCGCCGAACGGGTTCGGCTCGGTGATGGTCGACGCGTCGCACCGGCCGTACCGGGAAAATGTGGCAGCGACCGCGAGCGCCGCAGCGGCCTGTCACGCGGCGGGCCTGTGGGTGGAGAGCGAGCTGGGCGAGGTCGGCGGCAAGGACGGCGCGCACGCGCCGGGGGTCCGGACCGACCCGGCGGAGGCCGCCGCCTTCGTGGCGGCGACCGGGATCGACGCGCTGGCGGTGGCGGTCGGCTCGTCGCACGCCATGCTGGACCGGACGGCGCGGCTGGACCAGGAGCTGATCGTGCGGTTGCGGCGGGCGGTGCCGGTGCCGCTGGTGCTGCACGGCTCATCAGGTGTGCCGGACGACGAGCTGACCGCCGCGGTGCACGGCGGCATGGTGAAGGTCAACATAGGGACGGCGCTGAACACCGCGTTCACCGGCGCCGTGCGGGCCACCCTGGACGACCGGCCGGAGCTGATCGACCCGCGGCGTTATCTGATCCCGGCGCGGACCGCGATGGCGGAAACTGTCACCGCGGCGCTGCGGCTGCTCGCCTGCCCGGCCCGGGTTTGACGGTCAGGAGTGCTCGCCGCGATCGTTGCG contains:
- a CDS encoding SIS domain-containing protein; translated protein: MNSTLTEVFSQPVTWRQTGTLAEAANRELAAPGERMLVLGCGTSWFVAQSIAELREGAGLGETDAVCASEYVPRRRYDRVVAITRSGTSTEVLDALRRIPAGTRRIAVTAVRGEPVDDLTDARLLLDFADERSVVQTRFPTSVLAMVRRAYGKSLDGVIADGAAALAASLPADPEAVDHLVFLGTGWTVGLAHEAALKVREAAQAHAESYPAMDFRHGPVAVAGARSLVWSLGDVPPSLDETARAAGAIVHRDDLDPLAQLVLAQRFAVALAEHRGLDPDRPRLLTRSVLLA
- a CDS encoding PepSY-associated TM helix domain-containing protein, giving the protein MAITPDITEPVAAPPTPARAPRQQSAFGGLLLRLHFYAGLLVAPFLLVAAATGILFAVTPQLEKAVYSTELTVDNPGSAALPLADQVAAARAAHPSGDLLTVRPGAGDATTQVDFSDPALDADHQHTVYVDPYTGEVTGQLTTWWTATPLNEWLDNLHANLHLGETGALYSELAASWLGVIALGGVFLWWRRLAGNRQARRLLAPDLSAKKGVRRTRGWHAATGMWLTVGLLFLSVTGLTWSNHAGANFDDVIDSLGASRPAVSTDLTGAASAAGGGHHGGMTTGGATEAAPVDPAAITTVYQSARDAGLTGAVSIAVPADANTAWSVTGNDSLWPVGRDSVAMDSTGHIVERVDFADWPLLAKLTQWGIYAHMGQLFGLANQIVLAALASGLICVIIWGYRMWWQRRPTRADRRAPVGAAPARGNWTGLPAWSVAVGLPAIFAVGWFLPLFGIPLLAFLAVDFLIATFGSRKRPAIPVSPAPLDR
- a CDS encoding DeoR/GlpR family DNA-binding transcription regulator, which gives rise to MSLRRADRVSAILERLTGAGTVDAGQLAEEFAVSPATIRRDLQTLEDQRLLSRTHGGAVAVDAAYELPVRYRIGQQREEKALIAKATAELLPKGPLTLGLTGGTTTHLLSRLLAERVDLTVVTNALNIAAELALRPRLKLVMTGGVSRTQSYELVGPIADQALQGLNMEVAVVGVDGISARGGLTTHDEIEANTNATMIRRADRVIVVADGSKVGKVCLAGICPITGVATLVTDTTADPAGVEAIRRAGTEVIVAGA
- a CDS encoding class II fructose-bisphosphate aldolase, whose protein sequence is MLTPTGDLVATARERGGAVCAFNVITVEHAEAIVTGAEDAGCPVILQISENAVRFHHGRLAPIAAAARAVAMSAGVPVALHLDHVVSAELLEQAAPNGFGSVMVDASHRPYRENVAATASAAAACHAAGLWVESELGEVGGKDGAHAPGVRTDPAEAAAFVAATGIDALAVAVGSSHAMLDRTARLDQELIVRLRRAVPVPLVLHGSSGVPDDELTAAVHGGMVKVNIGTALNTAFTGAVRATLDDRPELIDPRRYLIPARTAMAETVTAALRLLACPARV
- a CDS encoding dihydrofolate reductase family protein; translated protein: MKLTTITQITVDGVVQGNGGASEEDRANGFLRGGWALGRGDADTTGFLNETYRRADAFLFGRRTYELFAGSWGSMPVESFPGWERVWRALNTRPKYLATTTLTDPAWPDTTVLTGDLAGAVADLKAKPGGELQVHGSGTLVRRLLEHDLVDEMILLTVPVVLGQGTRLFPATGPDIQLDLVESRTDSKGVTTQVYRPSGRPRYPVR